The proteins below are encoded in one region of Syntrophotalea carbinolica DSM 2380:
- the tsaA gene encoding tRNA (N6-threonylcarbamoyladenosine(37)-N6)-methyltransferase TrmO, translated as MDIRLSPIGTIRTPFSERQGTPVQPSASHGTPGCIELNEDLIPGLADLDGFSHLILIYHFDRSNGYDLEVTPFMDTRPRGLFSTRAPKRPNPIGLSVVKLLRVEGAVLHIENVDVLDGTPLLDIKPYVPQLDQAPEVRIGWMADKLELATVATADERFK; from the coding sequence ATGGATATTCGTTTGAGCCCCATCGGTACCATTCGCACCCCTTTTTCGGAAAGACAAGGCACGCCTGTGCAACCTTCCGCCTCTCACGGCACACCGGGGTGTATCGAACTCAACGAGGATCTGATTCCCGGGCTTGCCGATCTGGATGGTTTTTCGCACCTTATACTGATTTATCATTTCGATCGCAGTAACGGCTACGATCTCGAAGTGACGCCTTTCATGGATACCCGGCCGCGCGGCCTGTTTTCCACCCGTGCTCCCAAACGCCCCAATCCCATTGGTCTGTCCGTCGTCAAGCTGTTACGCGTCGAGGGGGCGGTGCTGCATATCGAAAATGTCGATGTCCTCGACGGAACCCCTCTGCTCGATATCAAGCCCTATGTCCCCCAGTTGGATCAGGCTCCCGAGGTGCGTATCGGGTGGATGGCCGACAAGCTTGAGCTGGCGACGGTGGCTACTGCCGATGAACGCTTCAAGTAA
- the wtpA gene encoding tungstate ABC transporter substrate-binding protein WtpA yields MMRNWVRRGCFMVCLLLVLSVPMMALAAPSGKLIIFHAGSLSVPFAAMEKAFEAKYPGVDVLREAGGSTKMARLISEAGKPADIMASADYTVIDKTLIPGNAVVNVRFATNQLVLCYTDKSKFADEINAKNWPEILQRQGVIWGHSEPNLDPCGYRSLMVLQLAEKFYNQPGLSDKLLANRPQANVRPKAVELITLLQNGDMDYAWEYRSVAVQHGLKFITLDDHINLGNYQLDDFYKQAKVQVTGKKPGTFLTRTGQSVTYGVTLINDAPNKEAAEAFLAYLLDPNGGLKILEEMGQPPFVPARVPTAAMQAKLPASVQPLVEVKE; encoded by the coding sequence ATGATGAGAAACTGGGTTCGTCGTGGTTGTTTCATGGTTTGTCTGTTGCTGGTGTTGTCGGTGCCGATGATGGCTTTGGCTGCTCCTTCCGGCAAACTGATTATTTTTCATGCCGGTAGTCTTTCGGTGCCTTTTGCAGCTATGGAAAAGGCTTTTGAGGCCAAGTATCCCGGTGTCGACGTGTTGCGTGAAGCCGGCGGCAGCACCAAGATGGCTCGCCTGATCTCGGAAGCCGGAAAACCTGCCGACATTATGGCTTCCGCCGATTATACCGTCATTGACAAAACCCTGATCCCGGGCAATGCGGTTGTGAATGTCCGTTTTGCCACCAATCAGTTGGTGCTTTGCTATACCGATAAAAGCAAATTTGCCGATGAGATCAACGCCAAAAACTGGCCGGAAATCCTGCAACGTCAGGGTGTTATCTGGGGTCATTCCGAACCCAATCTTGACCCCTGCGGTTATCGCAGTCTGATGGTTTTGCAGCTGGCGGAAAAATTCTACAATCAACCGGGGCTGTCTGACAAATTGCTGGCCAACCGTCCGCAGGCGAATGTTCGCCCTAAGGCGGTGGAATTGATCACGTTGCTGCAGAACGGCGATATGGATTATGCCTGGGAGTACCGCTCCGTAGCTGTTCAGCACGGTCTTAAATTCATAACCCTGGATGATCATATCAATCTCGGCAATTACCAGTTGGACGATTTCTATAAGCAGGCCAAGGTTCAGGTGACCGGCAAAAAACCCGGTACGTTCCTTACTCGTACCGGCCAATCCGTAACTTACGGCGTGACTCTTATCAACGATGCCCCCAACAAGGAAGCGGCTGAGGCCTTCCTGGCGTACCTGCTCGATCCCAACGGTGGCTTGAAAATTCTGGAAGAAATGGGCCAGCCGCCGTTTGTACCGGCGCGTGTTCCGACCGCGGCCATGCAGGCAAAGCTGCCTGCTTCCGTACAGCCGTTGGTTGAGGTCAAGGAGTAA
- a CDS encoding aspartate aminotransferase family protein produces the protein MDILSSVRERHAETYDLHKRYINPQFVRVLEVIGFKRNYVSSKGARLIDTEGREVLDFLAGFGVFNIGRNHPLVAQVLHQILDSDPASMVQMDLGGISGMLAEALTQITPGDLDAVFFTNSGTESVEGALKFARQATRRHKVVHCHHAFHGLTLGALSVNGNREFREFNEPLLPGCIQVPFNDLEALERELSSGDVAAFIVEPIQGKGVFVPDDDYLPGARQLCDKYGTLLIADEVQTGFGRTGKMFAVDHWGVVPDIMAVSKALSGGFVPIGAVITKRSIHSKIFDSMERCFAHSNTFGQNDLAMAAGLATIEVLQSEKLVEQAAEIGDYIIAGMTEKAQRYEMLHEIRGKGLMVGMQFGVPRSLTLKTGWKLVHKMNDDLFGQMITMPLMEKFNILTQVAGHGLDTVKILPPLMIGRKEADMFLDAMEAVLKDVHRFPGAAWTTTKNLAMRTLKSA, from the coding sequence ATGGATATTCTATCATCGGTAAGGGAACGTCACGCAGAAACCTATGATCTCCACAAACGGTACATCAACCCCCAGTTTGTCAGGGTGCTTGAGGTTATCGGTTTCAAACGCAATTATGTCAGCAGCAAAGGCGCCCGTCTCATCGATACCGAAGGGCGCGAAGTGCTCGATTTTCTGGCCGGTTTCGGCGTCTTTAATATCGGGCGCAATCATCCGCTGGTGGCCCAGGTGCTGCACCAGATCCTCGACTCCGACCCGGCCAGCATGGTGCAGATGGATCTCGGCGGGATTTCCGGCATGCTGGCTGAAGCCCTGACCCAAATCACTCCGGGTGATCTGGATGCGGTATTCTTTACCAACTCCGGCACCGAGAGTGTCGAGGGGGCCCTGAAGTTCGCCCGCCAGGCGACCCGTCGTCACAAGGTGGTGCACTGCCATCATGCGTTTCACGGCTTGACCCTGGGCGCATTGTCGGTCAACGGTAACCGCGAATTTCGCGAGTTCAACGAACCGCTGCTGCCCGGTTGCATACAGGTGCCCTTCAACGATCTCGAAGCTTTGGAGCGCGAACTGTCCAGCGGCGACGTCGCCGCCTTCATCGTTGAACCGATTCAGGGCAAAGGGGTTTTTGTGCCCGATGACGATTATCTGCCCGGTGCCCGTCAACTGTGCGACAAGTACGGCACCCTCTTGATCGCCGATGAAGTTCAAACCGGCTTCGGGCGTACCGGAAAAATGTTCGCTGTCGACCATTGGGGCGTCGTACCGGACATCATGGCGGTGTCCAAGGCCCTGTCGGGCGGTTTCGTACCGATCGGAGCGGTGATTACCAAGCGTTCCATTCATTCCAAAATATTCGACAGCATGGAGCGTTGTTTCGCTCATTCCAACACCTTCGGTCAGAACGATCTGGCCATGGCCGCCGGTCTCGCCACCATCGAAGTGTTGCAGAGTGAAAAGCTTGTGGAGCAAGCGGCCGAAATCGGCGATTACATTATCGCCGGCATGACCGAGAAGGCCCAGCGCTACGAAATGCTGCATGAAATCCGCGGCAAAGGACTGATGGTCGGCATGCAGTTCGGGGTACCCAGATCTCTGACTTTGAAGACAGGATGGAAGCTGGTGCATAAGATGAACGACGATCTGTTCGGGCAGATGATTACCATGCCGCTGATGGAAAAATTCAACATCCTGACCCAAGTGGCCGGTCATGGCCTGGATACGGTCAAGATCCTGCCGCCGTTGATGATCGGGCGCAAGGAAGCCGATATGTTCCTCGATGCCATGGAAGCCGTTCTCAAAGATGTTCACCGTTTTCCCGGTGCGGCCTGGACCACGACCAAAAATCTGGCCATGCGCACGCTTAAGAGCGCCTGA
- the wtpA gene encoding tungstate ABC transporter substrate-binding protein WtpA has product MLKRGRRILRIVSVALLCIMQAGVVFAAPTGKLIIFHAGSLTVPFAAMEKAFEARYPEVDVQRESGGSTRMARLISEVGKPADLMASADFQVIDHSLIPALADFNIRFATNELVLTYSEHSKFADQINQDNWFEVLGRPGVVWGHSDPNIDPGGYRSLMAIQLAEKYYRQPGLYQRLLANRPKENLRDKSVSLTSMVQNGDMDYAWAYRSIALQHHLKFVTLDEHVNLAKLAHDDFYGEVSVRVTGERPGTFIDRKGRFVAYGTTMLKDAPNREAAEAFLAYLLDPQGGQKILQQYGQPPFKPAFVPTRAMYGTLPDGIKALVEVRR; this is encoded by the coding sequence ATGTTGAAGAGGGGACGGAGAATATTGAGGATTGTCAGTGTGGCGCTGCTTTGCATCATGCAGGCAGGAGTGGTGTTTGCTGCTCCCACGGGAAAACTCATCATCTTTCACGCCGGCAGTCTGACGGTACCGTTTGCGGCTATGGAAAAAGCCTTTGAGGCGCGGTATCCCGAGGTCGATGTGCAGCGCGAATCGGGGGGCAGTACACGTATGGCGCGGCTGATTTCCGAAGTCGGCAAGCCGGCCGACCTGATGGCGTCCGCCGATTTTCAGGTGATCGATCACAGTCTGATTCCGGCTCTGGCCGATTTTAATATCCGTTTCGCCACCAATGAGCTGGTGCTGACCTATTCGGAACACAGCAAGTTCGCCGATCAGATCAATCAGGACAACTGGTTCGAGGTTCTCGGACGGCCCGGGGTTGTCTGGGGACACTCCGATCCGAATATCGATCCGGGCGGATACCGCAGCCTCATGGCCATTCAGCTGGCGGAAAAATACTACCGGCAACCCGGTCTCTACCAACGGCTGTTGGCCAACCGGCCCAAGGAGAACCTGCGCGACAAATCCGTCAGCCTCACTTCCATGGTGCAAAATGGCGATATGGATTATGCCTGGGCATATCGATCCATCGCCTTGCAGCATCACCTGAAGTTCGTGACCCTGGATGAACATGTCAATCTGGCCAAGCTGGCTCATGACGATTTTTACGGCGAGGTCAGTGTGCGCGTGACGGGGGAGCGACCGGGCACCTTTATCGATCGCAAAGGACGCTTTGTCGCTTACGGCACCACGATGCTCAAGGATGCCCCCAACCGCGAAGCCGCCGAAGCTTTTTTGGCGTATCTGCTCGATCCGCAGGGCGGACAGAAAATCCTTCAGCAGTACGGCCAACCGCCATTCAAACCCGCTTTTGTGCCGACGCGCGCCATGTACGGGACTCTGCCTGATGGGATAAAAGCATTGGTTGAGGTGCGTCGTTAG
- a CDS encoding MMPL family transporter translates to MFSRIQEKCLTGLWRFISRAPRTIVWCAVLLAAVAALVSVLFLRLDSDQDKLVSQDLPYQQRYLEVLRNFGDQEYLYVVVQADEGASGKRSAERFAEALATRLGAYPDQIQEIHYRITAQDLGPGALYFASLDEAQGLTDMVGAIGPLATDWLHSGKLPDLIERVSGLFGGGRQDGETADPSLLGPALEGLDGFVTRIDQTLAGEPAEGPVFDVADRGVHYFFTANERLLIMRLLPVKDYSTMDVIAGPLATVREALQQTRAEFPAIQAGLTGRPVLQADEMVTTNRDMMRASILSVILVGLLFTLVLHGWLRPVLVIFCLVLALAMTFGFTTVTLGVLNLLSIVFALVLVGIGVDFGVHVVMRYVEERKAGNDVEDAVRISLMHTGPGVILGAITSVCAFYAVVWSDFTGLAELGLIGGTGILLCLVVMLTVLPALLLMAGRRNLFPKSMPQITTVPLIGRLSARPGRLLTVVVLVTLLLLPGLFKVRFNYNLLELQAEGLESVRYEKRMIEDSDESTWYAVSVANDVTQLNRLREQFKALDTVGKTESLSDYLPQNQQRKAALFRQAAARLGNLPTAPGAAGPVDAQRMLDALDSLSGALDNLAEKLFAAGAGDELAQLDALIEKLDSAYARLADNRALAARLTPLQTQLQADVSKGLRQLQIWLSASPVGMDELPAFLRGLYVGRDGAMQIKVVPSQDIWKFKNLRTFVADLRKVDAQVTGVPISVFESARLMKHTFVFSALLTLVLVSLLLWFNARSMRYILLALLPLSVGMIWLLSLMGWLGLNFNLANFFAIPILIAIGVDGGVHFLARWKELGNGCLFQTSTPMAVTLSFATTMIGFGGLLFAHHRGLASLGWVMVLGSLTGMLSCLLVLPAVLKVIRYGANHDKE, encoded by the coding sequence ATGTTTTCCCGCATACAGGAAAAATGCCTGACCGGTCTCTGGCGTTTCATATCCCGCGCACCGCGCACCATTGTCTGGTGCGCGGTACTGTTGGCCGCCGTCGCGGCTCTGGTTTCTGTGCTTTTTTTACGTCTGGACAGCGATCAGGATAAACTGGTTTCGCAGGATTTACCCTATCAGCAGCGTTATCTCGAGGTACTCAGGAACTTTGGTGATCAGGAGTATCTTTACGTGGTCGTGCAGGCGGATGAAGGCGCATCGGGCAAACGCAGTGCGGAACGGTTTGCCGAGGCTCTGGCTACCCGCCTGGGGGCCTATCCCGATCAGATTCAGGAAATTCACTACCGTATAACCGCCCAGGACCTCGGGCCGGGTGCCCTCTATTTCGCTTCCCTCGATGAAGCGCAAGGTTTGACCGATATGGTCGGGGCGATCGGTCCTTTGGCTACGGACTGGCTGCACAGCGGCAAACTGCCCGATCTGATTGAGCGGGTCAGCGGCTTGTTCGGCGGCGGCAGGCAGGATGGCGAGACGGCCGATCCGAGTCTGTTGGGCCCGGCGCTTGAAGGTCTCGACGGTTTCGTTACCCGTATTGATCAGACACTGGCCGGTGAGCCTGCCGAAGGCCCGGTATTCGATGTGGCGGATCGCGGTGTGCATTATTTCTTTACCGCCAACGAGCGTTTGCTGATCATGCGTTTGCTGCCGGTCAAGGATTACAGCACCATGGACGTTATCGCCGGTCCACTGGCTACGGTTCGTGAAGCCCTGCAGCAGACCCGTGCGGAATTTCCCGCCATACAGGCCGGGCTGACCGGCCGCCCGGTGCTGCAGGCCGATGAAATGGTCACCACCAACCGCGATATGATGCGCGCTTCGATTCTTTCGGTGATCCTTGTCGGATTGTTGTTTACGTTGGTGTTGCATGGCTGGTTGCGCCCGGTGCTGGTTATTTTCTGTCTGGTTCTGGCCTTGGCCATGACTTTCGGTTTTACCACCGTAACCCTTGGCGTACTCAATCTATTATCCATTGTGTTCGCTCTGGTGCTGGTCGGTATCGGGGTCGATTTCGGGGTACATGTGGTCATGCGTTACGTGGAAGAGCGCAAGGCCGGCAACGATGTCGAAGACGCGGTGCGAATTTCTCTGATGCATACGGGCCCCGGGGTCATTCTTGGCGCGATCACTTCGGTCTGCGCCTTTTACGCCGTGGTCTGGTCCGATTTTACCGGTCTGGCCGAACTTGGACTTATCGGGGGTACCGGTATCCTGCTGTGCCTGGTGGTGATGTTGACGGTACTGCCGGCCTTGTTGCTTATGGCCGGTCGGCGTAATCTTTTTCCCAAGTCGATGCCGCAGATCACCACCGTGCCCCTGATTGGACGATTGTCGGCCCGTCCCGGTCGTCTGCTGACGGTGGTTGTCCTGGTGACCCTGCTGTTGCTGCCGGGGCTTTTCAAAGTGCGCTTCAATTACAATCTGTTGGAGCTGCAGGCCGAGGGATTGGAATCGGTGCGTTATGAAAAACGCATGATCGAAGATTCCGACGAGTCGACCTGGTATGCCGTTTCGGTGGCGAACGATGTCACTCAACTCAACCGTCTGCGTGAGCAATTCAAGGCCCTGGATACGGTGGGCAAAACGGAAAGTCTCAGCGATTATCTGCCGCAAAATCAGCAACGTAAAGCGGCGTTGTTCAGACAGGCCGCCGCTCGCCTCGGCAATCTGCCGACGGCACCTGGAGCTGCGGGCCCGGTGGATGCACAGCGCATGCTGGATGCTCTGGATAGTTTGTCGGGGGCTCTGGACAACCTGGCGGAGAAACTTTTTGCCGCCGGTGCCGGTGACGAGCTGGCCCAGCTTGACGCCCTTATCGAGAAGCTCGATTCCGCCTACGCCAGGCTTGCAGATAATCGGGCGTTGGCTGCGCGTTTGACGCCATTGCAGACCCAGCTGCAGGCCGATGTTTCAAAAGGCCTGCGCCAGTTGCAGATCTGGCTTTCGGCTTCCCCCGTCGGCATGGACGAACTGCCGGCGTTTCTGCGGGGTTTGTATGTCGGTCGTGACGGTGCCATGCAGATCAAAGTTGTGCCCAGCCAGGACATCTGGAAGTTCAAAAATCTGCGTACCTTTGTCGCGGATCTGCGCAAAGTGGACGCACAGGTCACCGGGGTACCCATCAGCGTGTTTGAATCGGCTCGTCTGATGAAGCATACCTTTGTGTTTTCCGCGCTGCTTACTCTTGTTCTGGTCAGTCTGTTGTTATGGTTCAATGCCCGCAGTATGCGGTATATTCTGCTGGCCTTGTTGCCCCTTTCGGTGGGCATGATCTGGCTGTTGTCGCTGATGGGCTGGCTGGGACTCAATTTCAATCTTGCCAACTTCTTCGCGATCCCCATCCTGATTGCTATCGGAGTCGATGGCGGGGTGCATTTTCTCGCACGCTGGAAGGAACTTGGCAACGGTTGTCTGTTTCAGACCAGTACACCCATGGCTGTCACATTGAGTTTCGCTACCACCATGATCGGTTTCGGAGGACTGCTGTTTGCCCATCATCGCGGTCTGGCGAGTCTCGGTTGGGTTATGGTGCTGGGCTCGCTGACAGGCATGTTAAGCTGTCTGCTGGTACTGCCGGCGGTGCTCAAAGTCATCCGTTATGGGGCAAACCACGATAAGGAGTAA
- a CDS encoding ABC transporter ATP-binding protein has protein sequence MINLDQLTVKLPGFAVQDVSLQVAPGEFFALLGPTGSGKTVILESIAGLVHVTAGGIRVDGKDITRLPPEQRRIGIVYQDYALFPHLTVMDNICYGLRYFDLDMQQARQRIDHLVELLGLQNIIHRRPLHLSGGEKQRVCLARALSVNPSVLLLDEPLSALDPNFREEIRRVLKKLHGELGITFMMVTHDFSEALYLADRVGVIRNGRMEQVGSTEDIFLRPANPFVAEFVGMKNIFAARVADQGIEFGGLSCPLPEPAICRQGVLALRPEDIVLQRENGFSDGYVHYAGVIEQIVPAGLWHEISVRCREACFKTIMDRKTLMSHSYNEGDAVYLGFQTDAVRVF, from the coding sequence ATGATCAATCTTGACCAATTGACAGTTAAATTGCCGGGGTTTGCCGTACAGGATGTTTCGCTGCAGGTGGCGCCCGGCGAATTCTTCGCATTGCTCGGCCCGACCGGTTCGGGGAAAACCGTGATTCTGGAATCGATCGCCGGTCTGGTACATGTCACGGCCGGCGGCATCCGGGTGGACGGCAAGGACATTACACGTTTGCCGCCGGAGCAGCGGCGCATCGGAATCGTATATCAGGATTACGCGCTGTTTCCTCATCTGACGGTGATGGACAATATCTGTTACGGGTTGCGTTATTTCGATCTGGATATGCAGCAGGCCCGCCAGAGGATCGACCATCTCGTGGAATTGCTCGGGCTGCAAAATATTATTCATCGCCGGCCTTTGCATCTCAGCGGCGGCGAAAAACAGCGCGTCTGCCTGGCGCGGGCTTTGAGCGTCAACCCTTCGGTGTTGCTCCTCGATGAACCGTTGTCGGCGCTCGATCCCAATTTTCGTGAAGAAATACGCCGTGTTCTGAAAAAACTTCATGGCGAATTGGGCATTACCTTCATGATGGTCACCCACGATTTCAGTGAAGCTCTGTATCTGGCCGATCGGGTCGGGGTGATTCGCAACGGGCGCATGGAGCAGGTCGGTTCCACCGAGGATATCTTTTTGCGTCCGGCCAATCCGTTTGTGGCCGAATTCGTCGGCATGAAAAATATCTTTGCTGCCCGTGTTGCCGATCAAGGGATCGAGTTCGGCGGTCTGAGTTGCCCGCTGCCGGAACCGGCTATCTGCAGGCAGGGGGTGTTGGCATTACGCCCGGAAGATATCGTTTTGCAACGCGAGAACGGATTTTCCGATGGTTATGTGCACTATGCCGGCGTGATCGAGCAGATCGTTCCGGCCGGACTCTGGCATGAGATCAGCGTCCGCTGCCGCGAGGCTTGTTTCAAGACTATCATGGATCGAAAGACCCTGATGTCGCACAGTTATAACGAGGGTGATGCCGTCTATCTCGGGTTCCAGACCGATGCGGTGCGAGTGTTTTAA
- a CDS encoding ABC transporter permease, whose amino-acid sequence MAMQINGGNAGAAGESAGKRRVSLGSPFLYVTFFCSTAVLLFIVMPLFQMVSQPSLASLWETIHDPEVLSSIWLSVYTALIAALIAFAVGTPLAYLLARYDFFGKKLIESIIDLPIMIPHPVVGIAILSLLGRGHPLGQLMGKIGLRIMGSVTGIIVVLTFVGLPFYLNAAKSGFESVPVRLEKVSRSLGAGRAATFFRVTFPLSWRHMLGGVIMCAARAVSEFGAVVIVAYHPMIAPVLMYERFTAYGLKYSQPVGVWLILVCLTLFMLLRLVSLPSKVER is encoded by the coding sequence GTGGCTATGCAGATAAATGGAGGTAATGCGGGGGCTGCGGGTGAATCTGCCGGTAAAAGGCGGGTGTCTCTCGGCAGCCCCTTTCTTTATGTAACCTTTTTCTGCAGTACGGCGGTGCTGCTGTTTATCGTCATGCCGTTGTTTCAGATGGTGTCCCAACCGTCGTTGGCTTCACTGTGGGAGACCATCCATGATCCGGAGGTGTTGTCTTCCATCTGGTTGTCGGTCTATACCGCGTTGATTGCGGCACTGATCGCCTTCGCGGTTGGTACACCGCTGGCTTACCTGTTGGCTCGCTACGACTTTTTCGGCAAAAAACTGATCGAGAGTATTATCGATCTGCCCATCATGATTCCGCATCCGGTGGTCGGTATCGCCATTCTCAGCCTGCTGGGCCGGGGGCATCCTCTCGGCCAGTTGATGGGCAAGATCGGTTTGCGCATCATGGGCAGCGTCACCGGCATCATCGTGGTGCTGACCTTTGTCGGCTTGCCGTTTTATCTCAACGCCGCCAAATCCGGTTTCGAAAGTGTGCCGGTGCGGCTCGAAAAGGTTTCCCGCAGTCTTGGCGCCGGGCGCGCTGCCACATTCTTCCGTGTTACCTTTCCCCTCAGCTGGCGGCATATGCTCGGCGGCGTGATCATGTGTGCGGCCCGGGCAGTGAGCGAATTCGGAGCGGTGGTCATCGTCGCGTATCACCCCATGATCGCACCGGTGCTGATGTATGAGCGCTTTACCGCCTACGGTCTCAAGTATTCCCAGCCTGTCGGCGTGTGGCTTATTCTGGTGTGTCTGACACTCTTCATGTTGTTGCGTCTGGTGTCTTTGCCGAGCAAGGTGGAACGATGA